In Prosthecobacter sp., a genomic segment contains:
- a CDS encoding OmpA family protein has protein sequence MQSSSRPLPVRFAYGGSLVPVLIVVAALALSTVIFFLFTKKKMIGQESDPATTAGEVNPSSASAKTTADAAKAGAPAAPSPTTPAKTDPPPVPPSAPTAFAFARPLDLGRQLVRSLTAGDFASAGRLAAAADAVQSDSATMLFQKLAEMGYKPGTEDQVELLGLVENRTRIAIPFIKPGTNETVRIQLDLERDERMGWKIAKATLPKAMSSAIVAMPATSAASVAAGTPGAPPPAPGTLAPMKQLFSVEDGTDALAFASDFVRHLLKHDFIAARTFVDDKKVPVERLVGLCIVFEEGQYALNPGKPLIITIANPEVSWVIAQVQSEALQQNTEFGVELKRADIAQPWKIVGLNLSDILGSFAKSASKLGVPYTPIVKNPKGGESLALYFEYDRAELHPRAQKQIEVIAALMKADPSKKLRIAGHTDEKGEDHYNINLSRNRAETVKKQLVALGVPATQVETAGMGKAQPLSPNKKSDGTDDPEGRSHNRRAEIYLDF, from the coding sequence ATGCAATCTTCGTCCCGTCCCCTCCCAGTCCGCTTCGCTTATGGCGGCAGCCTCGTGCCTGTTCTCATCGTTGTTGCCGCCCTCGCGCTCAGCACCGTCATCTTCTTCCTTTTCACCAAAAAGAAGATGATCGGGCAGGAGTCCGATCCTGCCACCACGGCGGGCGAGGTTAACCCCTCCAGCGCCTCTGCCAAAACAACCGCCGATGCCGCCAAAGCAGGCGCTCCGGCAGCACCGTCTCCCACCACGCCGGCGAAGACAGATCCCCCGCCTGTTCCACCTTCTGCGCCGACAGCCTTTGCCTTCGCCCGTCCGCTCGATCTGGGCAGGCAGCTCGTGCGCAGTCTCACCGCAGGTGATTTCGCCTCCGCTGGCAGGCTCGCCGCCGCCGCAGATGCTGTGCAATCCGACAGCGCGACGATGCTCTTCCAAAAACTCGCTGAAATGGGCTACAAGCCAGGGACCGAGGACCAGGTGGAGCTGCTCGGTCTGGTCGAAAACCGCACCCGCATCGCAATCCCTTTCATCAAGCCCGGCACCAATGAAACCGTGCGCATCCAGCTCGATCTCGAACGCGACGAGCGCATGGGCTGGAAGATCGCCAAAGCCACGCTGCCCAAGGCCATGAGCAGCGCCATCGTGGCCATGCCTGCCACGTCCGCTGCCAGTGTGGCCGCAGGGACACCCGGCGCACCGCCACCCGCCCCCGGCACACTCGCCCCGATGAAGCAGCTTTTCAGCGTGGAGGACGGCACGGACGCGCTGGCCTTTGCCAGTGATTTCGTCCGCCATCTCCTAAAGCACGACTTCATTGCCGCCCGGACGTTCGTGGATGACAAGAAGGTGCCGGTAGAGCGCCTCGTCGGCCTTTGCATCGTGTTTGAAGAAGGCCAGTATGCCCTGAATCCCGGCAAGCCTCTCATCATCACCATCGCCAATCCCGAGGTGTCCTGGGTCATTGCCCAGGTGCAATCGGAAGCACTCCAACAGAACACCGAATTTGGCGTGGAACTCAAACGCGCCGACATCGCGCAGCCGTGGAAAATTGTCGGTCTCAATCTCTCCGACATCCTCGGCTCCTTCGCCAAAAGCGCCTCGAAGCTCGGCGTGCCCTACACGCCCATCGTGAAGAACCCCAAAGGCGGCGAATCTCTCGCCCTCTACTTTGAATACGACCGCGCCGAGTTGCACCCACGCGCCCAAAAACAGATCGAGGTCATCGCAGCCCTCATGAAGGCCGATCCTTCCAAAAAACTGCGCATCGCCGGCCACACCGACGAAAAAGGCGAGGACCACTACAACATCAACCTCTCCCGCAATCGTGCCGAGACCGTGAAAAAGCAGCTCGTCGCCCTCGGCGTGCCCGCCACTCAGGTGGAAACCGCCGGCATGGGCAAGGCGCAGCCGCTCAGCCCGAATAAAAAATCCGACGGCACCGACGATCCTGAAGGCCGCAGCCACAATCGCCGCGCCGAAATCTATCTCGATTTCTGA
- a CDS encoding M23 family metallopeptidase has protein sequence MICACSALMLLATNAPAQSGSTMRVRLADGFDFPVGKPDADGYYKARGYWPNGHLGEDWNGRGGGDSDLGVPIYAIGRGVVIFSQNIGVGWGNCILVRHIFREADGRIAMVDSLYAHLNERKVKLHEFVEKGQLVGTMGGNNGMYPVHLHLEVRKNLHIGMNRSQFARDSSNYYSPTSFINAHRVLSSSTQKYDVPVNNFAPYGRALADVRSDGSSTASVDVPSFQSGGSGTVKDEPKQGDDFWSRLKAKMRNGQATPGTEEKR, from the coding sequence ATGATCTGTGCATGCAGCGCCTTGATGCTGCTGGCAACAAATGCCCCCGCACAGTCCGGATCGACGATGCGCGTGCGTCTGGCCGATGGGTTTGATTTCCCCGTGGGCAAACCGGATGCCGACGGCTACTACAAAGCACGCGGCTACTGGCCCAACGGCCACCTCGGCGAAGACTGGAACGGCCGCGGCGGCGGCGACAGCGACCTCGGTGTGCCTATTTACGCCATTGGCCGCGGCGTGGTGATTTTCTCACAAAACATCGGCGTCGGCTGGGGTAACTGCATCCTGGTGCGCCACATCTTCCGCGAGGCCGACGGCAGGATCGCCATGGTGGACTCTCTCTATGCCCACCTGAATGAGCGCAAAGTGAAGCTGCATGAGTTCGTGGAGAAGGGCCAGCTCGTCGGCACGATGGGCGGGAACAACGGCATGTATCCGGTGCATCTGCACCTGGAGGTGCGCAAAAACCTGCACATCGGCATGAACCGGTCCCAGTTCGCCCGCGACTCGTCGAACTACTACAGCCCGACCTCGTTCATCAACGCACACCGCGTGCTTTCCTCCAGCACCCAGAAATACGACGTGCCGGTGAACAACTTCGCGCCTTATGGCCGGGCGCTTGCTGACGTGCGCAGCGATGGTTCGAGCACGGCGAGTGTGGACGTGCCCTCATTTCAGAGCGGCGGCTCCGGCACGGTCAAGGATGAGCCCAAGCAGGGCGATGACTTCTGGTCGCGGTTGAAGGCGAAGATGCGCAACGGCCAGGCCACTCCCGGCACCGAGGAGAAACGCTGA